The genomic stretch ACAAAAAATAAGTTAGAGATTTTTAGCGTGATTTTCAAAGCGAAAGTGCGCTTGCGTCATCTGATGGCGGTAAGCAAACATGGCATCCATATCTCTTTTCACAAACCAAAAAAAGAGTCTTTGTAAAAAAGGAATGGGTGGCGCTAGCGTGATGGTCTCTTCCATACGCGTGCGATTTTCACTTTCTGCTCTAAAACGTCGTTCATGCCTAAATGAAGCAAATGGACCTTTTAACATCACATCAACAATACTATGAGGGCAGTTCTTCTCAAGTGCCATTTCCCATCGTGTTGTGATTCCAAATTTTTTAATGTCGAGTACGACGCTATTAGGTTCCATCTTCACAATGTTCACTTTTATAGAAGGTGGCGTGATGAGCGGAAGGTTGTGTGTATCGGTATGAAATGCACACACCTCTTGAATCGAGGCATCTAAAACGCATGTATAGTGAAGGGTAAAATATTTCATTGGCTCAGTCTTGCATCGTACAGATATGAAGCGATCTCTTGAAGCGTCTCTTTATCATACCCAAGCGAAGGCATCAACCCATGTTTTTTAATAGCTTCTGGCATTAAAGTTGTTTTGGTATTGGGTTGTGCGATCCAATTCACCATAAATGCCACAAATTTTTCTTTGGTATCAAACATTTTTTTATAGGCATGTTGTACTTCCTGAATGGCGGGGGCAGAATTGGGTGAAGTGATGGCATGACATGTCACACAGTTGCCATTAAAAAGTGTTTCACCCAGTGATGCGGCACTAAGAGAAAAAGAAAAAAAGGCAAGTAAAAGTAATTTTTTCATGGGTTAACTTTAGTTTAATTTATGGCATCATTGTATCAAAAGTCATTTGTTAACAGCTTTGATGTAAGTCATAAGCTTTTACATGTAAAGTAAAATAGTTTAAAAATTCCCCAAAGGATCGATCATGCAAAAGGTTTTGTGTTCTTTAGTACTGCTTTTTTCTTTTACATTTGCCGCTGGCAATGTCGAGTCAGTAACCCTTGCCAAGTCCGACAAAAGTTGGGATGGCTCAAATTTGCCTGCATATCCCAAAGAAGCGCCTGAGATTTCAGTTTTGAAGATCACCATTCCTGCACATACGGAGCTTCCACTTCACAAACATCCTATCATCAATGCGGGGTATATGGTAAAAGGCTCACTTAAAGTTGTGACGGATGAGAACAAAACATTGCATCTTAAAGCGGGTGACGCGCTCATCGAAGTGGTGGACAAGTGGCATTATGGTGTGAATGAGGGCGATGAACCCGTTGAGATTGTCGTCTTTTATGCGGGAACAAAAGCGAGCGCTTATTCCATTAAAAAATAGTTTTGTTATAATGTGAAAAATCTCCTAAGGAGTGCAAAATGGATACAGAACTGCAAACGCTTCAAAAGTTTTACAATATCGTCATTGAGTTTTTGACCCATTACAGTTTCCAGCTTTTAGGTGCGTTTATTATTGTCATCATCGGATGGTTTGCAGCGAAATATGTTTATGCGCTTTTGATGCGGGTGTTTGAGCGAAACCACTTTGATATTACGCTCTCTAAGTTTGTCGCAAGCGTTGTCAAAATGCTTATTTTTGCCGCGATGATTGTGATAGCACTTGGTAAAGTGGGCATATCTATCGCTCCTTTTGTCGCTGCCATTGGTGCGGTTTCTTTGACAGCAGGTTTGGCACTTCAAGGCAGTGTTTCAAACTATGCTGCAGGTGTTTTGCTCATCATCTCTCGTCCGTTTAAAGTCGGTGATACGCTTTCCATTAGCGGTTTTTACGGTGTGGTGGAAGAGATAAAACTCTCCTATACTGTGCTTCGCAATGAAGATGAAGAGCTCATCACGATTCCTAACAAAAAGATGATCGGTGACGTACTGGTAAACTCTTTTGATGTGCGTGTTGTGGAGTCTGGCATTGGTGTGGCGTATGAGGAAGACCCTGCTAAAGCGATAGCGCTCATCAAAGAGGTGTTATCGAGCTTTAAAGACGTTTCAAAAGAGCATAAACCCGTTGTGGGTATCGCAAAATTTGGTGATAGTTCCATCGAGCTTGGACTTCGTTACTGGGTTCCGACCAAGAGTTATTTTAAGACGCAATATGAGGTCAATCTGGCACTTTATAACATTTTACATGTAAACAATATCAGCATTCCGTACCCTCAAAGAGAAGTGCGCATTTTAGGAGAAAAAGTTTGATTCCAAAGAAGTATGAGTTTATAACGTTTGCCTTTTTTATGTCATTGTTTATGACTTTGTTAATGTCGTTTGTCATTACACTAATTAATGTTGGATTTAGTGAAGCTTTTTTCTTTCAATGGTTTGGAGCATTTTGGCGAGCTTACATTATCGCATTTCCTGCGGTTTTAACCGTTGTACCACTCGTTCGAAAACTCGTGAAAAAGTTGGTTGCAGAGCATTGATTCAATAGACTTCTTTCATAACCTATTAAAGCAAGAGTATTGAGACATAGCACATCACTTTTTTAAAGTAAAAACATTGCCATAGCTTCGGCTATGACTCAATTTTTACTTTAAAAAATTAACGCACTCTGTTCAAACTCTTTATGCTTCAAAGGTTATGAAAGAAGTCTAATGTTTAAAAAATTCGATGAGTCCCATCACGATCTCGAAACCAATAAGTCCTATGATGATCCATTCTAAAAATTCACTGTGCTTTTGGTTGAAAAGATCCAGTGACATACTAATGTCTTCTTTGAGGTGAGTGAGCTTATGCTCGACAATCTCGAAGCGATCTTTGAGCTCTAGGATGGAGGAGAGTCTGTTGTAGAGCTTTTCTGCTTCTTCATTATCCCATAAGATGTTGGGTTTGTCTAAGAGCAATAGATCGCTTACCATACCATGTTGAATGCTCATCAAACTCCGTGCAAATTCGATAAGCTTGGAGCGTTTCAAAAGCGAGTAACTTTGGGTAAGATCAAGGAGTTGTTGGCTTTTCTCAAAATGTACGTTGAGATCTTGCTCATACTTCTCTAAGCCCACGCTTTGGGAGACGACAAGAGCGATGATAACGAGAAAAAGCGAAAGTGGCTCTTTGAGGATGATTTGCTCATTGTTCACTTTACATGTAACCTCTAAATCTGGCTCAATGAGAATCGGATAATCTTGGAAAATGGTGTTTTGCTCAAAAGAGTCAGCGTCTTTTATACCTAGTTTCAAGAGGGCTTTGTAAATGGCTTCCTTTTCCCAGTTGATGAAGGTGAGGACATTGAATTGGGTATAGATTAAAAACGTTTCGCGGTATTGCCAATAAAATGCTTTTTCGATGCCTTTTTTTAACGAGCAGTCCAGTCGTGTTTCTATTTCATGTTTAACAAAAGGGGTGGGAAGAGAAATCGAAACAAGTGAAAACGATGCAGCCATAGGAACTCCTTATGCAAAATCATTTTATATTGCATAGTATACATCCAAATCAAAACTAAAGCATTACATGTAAAGAAGTGTTAACAAATTCATGCTAATATTAACGCAATAAATTAAGAAAGTTCTTGTAGGACTTTCCAGATAATTTCTAAGGATGCCAATGCGTTTGAGGTTTATAGGGTGTATGGTTCTTGGCATGATAAGCGTGCTTGTGGCAGAAGATGATCCGTTAGATACAAGGTCCCTTTTGCCAAAACAGCAAGCGACGTTTGTAACATGCGCAACGACCGATCTTACCAAGTCTTTAGGACTTTGGGATGTGGTTATGGCGGCACTGTGTAACAACCCGCAAACGAAAATTGCGTGGCAAACATCGCTTTATCAGGCTTCTTTAGTCGGTGTTAGCCGCTCTGCGTACTTGCCAACACTCAGTGCTACAGGTTCTGTTCTTAAAAGTGAAAGCAGTGAAACAAAAAGTGGCAATCAAGAAAACATAGGTGTTACACTCTCCTATTTACTCTATGATTTTGGAAAGCGTGATGCGACGTATGACAATGCAAGAGCCCTTTTAGATGTGGCACTTTTTTCGGAAAATGGCACGATTCAGAGCGTTTTTCTCTCTGCTATTCAAGCCTACTACACACTTTTTGGCTCAAATGCCTCATTGGAAGCAAGTCTCGAAGCTGAACGTTCCGCAATGGAAAGTCTTAATGCGGCAAAAACACGTTATAGTGTAGGAACTGCCACACCTGCTGATACCCTGCAAGCCCAAACTGCCTATTCACAAGCGATGCTCAATCGCATTCAAGCAGAAGGTAGTGTCAAGAGCGCACAAGGAGAACTCGCAAGCGTTTTAGGACTGATGCCAGATACCACCATTGGGTTGCAAAATCCACAGCTCTCTATTCCCAGTGATACGTTTGAAAAAAACATAAAAGCATTGATGGAAGAGGCTCAAAAACTTCGACCTGATTTGATGGCGGCGAGTGCTAAGATCAAAGCAGCAGAAGCCAATGTCAAAGCCGCCAAAGCGGATAATATGCCTACCTTTTCACTCTCAGCGACGTCAGGACACACCGATACCGTGTTTAATACATCACAGAGAACGTCTAGCATTGGGCTTTATGTGAGCATTCCTATTTTTACAGGTTATAACACAAAGTATAAAGTGCAAGCGGCACAGCAACAGCTCAAAATCAACGAAGCAGAGTATGAAAAACTCTCCCAAGATGCTAGTTTAGAAGTGTATAAAACGTATCAGACCTTGGTGAGTGAAACCCAAGCCACACGCACCAGTAGCGACCTTGTAGCCAGTGCGCAAGCTTCGTATGACTTAGCTCTTGGCAGGTACAAAGCGGGTGTGGGAACCATACTCGATCTTCTAAGCGCGCAAAGCGCACTGGCGAGTGCCAAACAACAACATATCCAATCACTTTATAACTGGTACATTACCAAAGCAAGCCTTGCTAAAGCGATGGGCTCGCTTGATTTTTCAACGATAAAAGGACAACCATGACCCTCTTAAAAAAGATACTTTTTCATAAATTGAGCATTTTTATTGCACTCATAGCACTCAGTGCTGGCGGTTACATGGTATGGAAAGAGTACACCAAAGTGCCATTGGAAGCAAAGTATAAATTTCATACACTTGAAAATGGCGACATTACACAAAGTGTTGCTGCCAATGGAACACTCAACCCTTTGGTTTTGGTAACCGTAGGTACGCAAGTCTCCGGTAAAGTCATTAAGCTTTATGTGGATTTTAATGACCGTGTTGAAGAAGGACAGATTTTAGCCGAACTTGATCCGGCTCTTTTAGATGCACAAGTTGCACAAAGTGCCGCCAGTGTCAAAAGCGCTGAAGCCTCTTTGGAACTTGCTATGGCAAATGAAAAAAGATCACGTGGGCTTTTTACTAAAGAGTACATTTCTAAGCAAGATTTGGACTCTTCTGTGCAAGCACTCAAATCCGCTCGCGCCGCA from Sulfurospirillum oryzae encodes the following:
- a CDS encoding c-type cytochrome, whose product is MKKLLLLAFFSFSLSAASLGETLFNGNCVTCHAITSPNSAPAIQEVQHAYKKMFDTKEKFVAFMVNWIAQPNTKTTLMPEAIKKHGLMPSLGYDKETLQEIASYLYDARLSQ
- a CDS encoding DUF2798 domain-containing protein, with amino-acid sequence MIPKKYEFITFAFFMSLFMTLLMSFVITLINVGFSEAFFFQWFGAFWRAYIIAFPAVLTVVPLVRKLVKKLVAEH
- a CDS encoding SRPBCC family protein; the encoded protein is MKYFTLHYTCVLDASIQEVCAFHTDTHNLPLITPPSIKVNIVKMEPNSVVLDIKKFGITTRWEMALEKNCPHSIVDVMLKGPFASFRHERRFRAESENRTRMEETITLAPPIPFLQRLFFWFVKRDMDAMFAYRHQMTQAHFRFENHAKNL
- a CDS encoding cupin domain-containing protein → MQKVLCSLVLLFSFTFAAGNVESVTLAKSDKSWDGSNLPAYPKEAPEISVLKITIPAHTELPLHKHPIINAGYMVKGSLKVVTDENKTLHLKAGDALIEVVDKWHYGVNEGDEPVEIVVFYAGTKASAYSIKK
- a CDS encoding RMD1 family protein, which codes for MAASFSLVSISLPTPFVKHEIETRLDCSLKKGIEKAFYWQYRETFLIYTQFNVLTFINWEKEAIYKALLKLGIKDADSFEQNTIFQDYPILIEPDLEVTCKVNNEQIILKEPLSLFLVIIALVVSQSVGLEKYEQDLNVHFEKSQQLLDLTQSYSLLKRSKLIEFARSLMSIQHGMVSDLLLLDKPNILWDNEEAEKLYNRLSSILELKDRFEIVEHKLTHLKEDISMSLDLFNQKHSEFLEWIIIGLIGFEIVMGLIEFFKH
- a CDS encoding TolC family protein, which codes for MRLRFIGCMVLGMISVLVAEDDPLDTRSLLPKQQATFVTCATTDLTKSLGLWDVVMAALCNNPQTKIAWQTSLYQASLVGVSRSAYLPTLSATGSVLKSESSETKSGNQENIGVTLSYLLYDFGKRDATYDNARALLDVALFSENGTIQSVFLSAIQAYYTLFGSNASLEASLEAERSAMESLNAAKTRYSVGTATPADTLQAQTAYSQAMLNRIQAEGSVKSAQGELASVLGLMPDTTIGLQNPQLSIPSDTFEKNIKALMEEAQKLRPDLMAASAKIKAAEANVKAAKADNMPTFSLSATSGHTDTVFNTSQRTSSIGLYVSIPIFTGYNTKYKVQAAQQQLKINEAEYEKLSQDASLEVYKTYQTLVSETQATRTSSDLVASAQASYDLALGRYKAGVGTILDLLSAQSALASAKQQHIQSLYNWYITKASLAKAMGSLDFSTIKGQP
- a CDS encoding mechanosensitive ion channel family protein, with amino-acid sequence MDTELQTLQKFYNIVIEFLTHYSFQLLGAFIIVIIGWFAAKYVYALLMRVFERNHFDITLSKFVASVVKMLIFAAMIVIALGKVGISIAPFVAAIGAVSLTAGLALQGSVSNYAAGVLLIISRPFKVGDTLSISGFYGVVEEIKLSYTVLRNEDEELITIPNKKMIGDVLVNSFDVRVVESGIGVAYEEDPAKAIALIKEVLSSFKDVSKEHKPVVGIAKFGDSSIELGLRYWVPTKSYFKTQYEVNLALYNILHVNNISIPYPQREVRILGEKV